The Pyrus communis chromosome 8, drPyrComm1.1, whole genome shotgun sequence region GCATTGTGAGACCTACTTGCTTTAACAATTGATATCTCACATAACAATTTGTCGTAATCATTTCCAATTCTCCATAAAGCAACACATTATGAtttgaatttcataaattttgaaCAACTGATAATTTAATGCTGTGTGGTAATCTGGGACGGGAAACAAATGCGAAGACTGAAAGAGGCCAAGAAAGACGGTTTTTGAAGAACTAACCGTTCTTATGTCATAGGAAATGCGGACCTACTTGGAATGTATTTTGTGTGTCACGTCATTCATAATGTATGTGTTTGGCTGCTTTTCTGGGAGAAGAATTCTGTTTCGGATGTAAACCCGCACAAGGGAGCTCAACAAAGTCAAAACACAAGAAATAAACCTCACTCCTCTCTCTCCCAAATCCCCGCGCTCATGTTCTCTCTTAGAGCATTCCCAGTGAGGAGCTTTATATGGAGTTATAAAAATAATGGATATAGCCAATTTTAGAGCTTCAAGAAATCTTTGGAGCTTTACAAAAGAATTTCTCCCAATGAAAGGTTATTTTTTTCGGACTCTATAtgaggttatatatatatatatatatatatatatatatatgtagtaatttgattatgcgataatttttttttttatgttaacttttcttaagttgatttttggacgtgttattttaatttttttatttatgaacatttcaacctaaaaaagttcTAATTCTGACAAAATTAGATTTCATTATTTATGAACTGTTCGTTGGATTAGATtttcttatctcaatctcatccgttGAAAGATACAAACCTCCACTTTGGTCTCtaatataatttgattttcacgtacaacacaacaatttacctatcaccaattggtaaattagtatcatacaattttgaaaaaaattatttgaaaatttcacccaCCAATGCCCATGAACGTTAAATCaacttgaaattttaattcttatggaatttaaaacaatcattaattagccaaattacaaacaaacacaaacaaatgTTTCATCACATAATAAGGGGCATTTTAGGAATATAAAATTATGTAATCTGAGTCATAAagaaaatttaatgaatttttttttttggttaaaacccAATAAACGGGTTTAAGtaggaaaaaatatatttgatgtGTTAAAGTTTTAAGGGGGAATCtacatttttaaaataataaaagtgagCCTTTTTGTAGAATAGCTTATATCATTTTATGTCTTACACATTAAACATACAGACAAAATGTAGGAGGATCTTTGGAACAAAAACatgtaagaaaaaagaattaaaaaaataataaaatgaaagtaTAAGTGTATTCACAAGTGGAGGGAGAGTGATATAATTTGGTTCACATGGGTTGCTACTTTTCTCATGGACCCATTGTTTTTTGGCCTAGATGTAGCTCAAATTTATGCTACTCAAGAAAAAAAGTTACTAGCCCAAGTGGTGGATGTATCTTTATTTTCCGGCTCATTGGAGATGAAATTTCTCACTAAGGCTTCAAATGTAGTAGCCTCATTGAGGATGAAGCCCCCATTGGAATGTTGTTACTGTCTTCCTCTCTGTTTCtactttaaaaacaaaaataaaaaatgttcacACACAATTTTTGTGTAGGCATATACTACAGCAAATTTTTTTGGAACCTCTTCAAATTTGGAACCTGTGGAAGAAAAAAGACAGCGGCAATGGTGACTCTTCCTTGACATGTGGAATAATAAAAACTGTTAACGTGTTCTAACAATGAAGTGCGAGCCCATTTATTCACACTTTAGCTTTGTGTTAACTAATTTTTGTCAGTATATATGTACTCTTGTTTCACTATGAGAAATGCAAAGGATATGTAAATATTagatgacaaatttttttttttttttgaagctcACTCAAATTTAGAGCCATGTGCGATTGCATTTTTCGCTCCCTTAAAACCGCCTCTGATTATGGCAATGGTGACTTTTCCTTGACATgtggaaggaaaaaaacaataaacatgTTCTAACAATGAAGTGCAGACCCATTTAGTCACACTTTAGCTTTGTGTTAAATAATCTTTGTCTGTATATATGTACTATTTTTTCGTTGTGAGGAATGTTAAGGAGACTTTTAAAGTGAGACATCTTATGAGCTCTCTGACAACTTACAATTTAATGTCAATTATTATATCAATCTTATAATatattgtgcaaaaaatatgaggtgCTCTCTGACAACTTACAATTTAATGTCAATTATTATATCAATCTTATAATatattgtgcaaaaaatatgaggtgaGAGTATATTGAAAATCTCTTTAGCATCTCTCTTTCACTGTTCTTTTTTTGTCGCATCAAAAGGCCGACAATCTTTAAAAGATTTTGAAACTTGGGGGTTCTCATTGTTTTCCTGAGAATCCTAGATTTTATGAACAGCAGAAGCAGAAAGCCATGTGAGAAAAAGCGGCTTTTTATTTTAAGGTGAAATGTGAAAAACCGGAGGGAAAAGCACAGCACTTTCTCTTTCACTTATCATCATTCACATTCACTACCTGGGCTTTGAGGGCTTGAGCAGCTCCCAAGATTTGAACTTGTACATGCGGATGTTTCTGAGATTCCCATGGGATGTGggatttttgtgattttgtctGCCAAGTGTGAACGAAATGTTGGGCTTATTGACAATGCGCTTGTTCTGGTGGCAACAGCTGCCTCTGCTTATTCTCATCCATCTTTTGGAACCCAGCAGAACAAGCTACAAAGTTTACGGTACTTTTTCTCTATGTATTTTTTATTCGAGCggtattctaatctaatctaaaaGCGGGAAAGGGGATTCGAACTTGGGTGCAGAGCGAGAGCATGTTGCTCTAGCCAACTTGGTTATTGTCACGTCTGCTTGTGCCCCTTATTTGAGTCATAGGATGAAATTTATCTCCTCGTTGATATGCTGTTTTGAATATGTAAACGGTGTTTAGAATTGTTTTGGATTTCGGAATTCCTTTTAAACTGCTATGCTGTAATTTATCTtctctttgatttattttttggtcTGAAAGGATACGGTTTTGTTCATGTTCGAAACGGTGTGGCTAGGCATGCGATTGACGCAAAAGGTTCATGATGTTTAGGCTGTCATATTCTTACTTTGCTTAATCTTCATTGCGATTGCCATTTCGAAGAATGctgattttttattgttttgtttccctCTCTGAAACGCATAGCTGAAGCTCTACTAACTTTCAAGAGCGATGGTGGAAGCCCACAACTACTCAAAGGTCGAATTGGAAGATGTCCTTGTCTAACACAATGGAAAATTGTCAACTGTCATAAACTGAAGGACCCATGTGTTGTTTCTTtgtaagctctctctctctctctctctctctctctctctctctagaagtgCAGAAGTAAATAGTATATGATGATTCATCAAACATATTCAAAGTAGAACAATTGTTGCCTTCATAGCATTAATATAAGACGCAAGCGAATAGCGAATAACTTGATTACTGCCAGGAAATTAGCTACAAATTAAAGTTTTGTAGTAATGCATATCAGTACTTGTGTTGAACATATATTGAAACTGGCCAAAAAGTTAATCCCCTGTTTGTAACAACATTCTAGTTTTACAAACCGGCTCCTCGAGGACCTGTATATTGTATTGGATCGTGATACAATACCTTCCATGGGTTTTACTTCCAGATTCCAAGTTAGTGTATCATGTTCAACTAGTTACATAAAACACATTGTGTGAAAGCcccattcaatttttgttttacaGTACTACCAATGTAACTGAGGAGACAAAGTTCACGGTTTTTGTACTGAGGAGCTTTATGAAGACTGCCACCAgtctaaaataattttcttatagaTATGGACCTAAGCTTTTGAGCTTTGACGTGTATTGCAAGTACCTTAGATGTTATACTTCCAACAGGTTTTCTGGTATCTGTTCAGTTCCCCTGCGGGCTAACGCAGTCAGTTTGCCACCTTTTGTTCCAAGACTTTTCATTACACACTCTTCAATTCAACTACAAAAAGGGCACCATAAACCAAGAAGCAGGAGGATAGCAGCCATAGTTGATGGGGATAATGGAACTCCAACACTCACACCTGTGGAAAAAGTTCGTGGTaaccattcaacaaaaccaaaagtTGCAGCAATTATTGGTGGAGTTGTTGCCACTCTGCTTGTGATTATCGTAGTGATGCTCATTTACATGTGCTTGATGCGTGTAAAAAGATTAACTAGGCAAACATCTGAGACAGTGTCATCTGCACCATCACCTCCTGGTAAGTTAGCTCATAACCATTTGAGGAAATTTTCAGTCCCAGAAAGGATgtaaaatgactcaaatgaggAAACATCTAACTGCACTGATCATTAGCCAAAGAATTCTTGGATTCCTTGCATTGCATATGCCTTCAGCCTTCAGCGTTTATTAAAAGAGGAACGACATAAAACATGTGAAATATCAGTAGCCTTGCGTATTCTTGTTGAGTCAAATGATGAACAATACAACTTTACAGACACTGTTTCGAAGGCTTCAAAATTGAAAGAGCACTGGGCTACGTAATGAGTTTCTGGCCACACACCACTCTAGTACAATATGGACATGCCTTTCTCAAGTTGGTGTTTCCCAAACAGGTCCTTAAGATAAATCAATTCGtttcttctaggaaagggagcAAAGCATCTATGCATTTTGATTATCTGTATTTAACCACTATGCATTCTAATTAAcccaaaaagaataaaaaatgggGGGAATAATCCTAGCTAGAAGGTCCAAAGTTGGCATTATGAGGTGCGTCTCGTAGAATTCAGTCCTAGTGTACGTCACTTTTGTATAAAAGTACTCTCTATCATCGACGctgtattaaaaaattacagACGTAACAGTAGGATGTGACTGAAAATGATGCGAAGTTATTTCATGCTCGATTGATAATGTTGTACAAGAATATTAACTGGTGTTTCTATCTGTTAAGGTTGTGGTTTGGCTCACTGGGTAAGTTTGGTGAtttggtttctttgatttccttCAGTTCAGTGGGAAAGAGGGGACGCATCTCCCTACGCCGTTGCTCATTCTCCTTACAGTGCACCAAACTTGAGGCAACTCACCATATTGGAATTGGAGCAAGCGACAAGCAATTTCAGTGAAACTAATATCATAAGCCAAGGTAGATTTGGATTGGTCTACAAGGGATTGCTCCAAGATGGGACTATTGTAGCTATCAAGAGACGCCTACATGCCCCAACTCAGTATTTCTTTCATGAGGTATGCAAGTTCCTATTCATATATCTTATCTAGTAAACCATGACTTTCTTAGTGAGGTAGTGCCTTGAAAATCATTCCGTAGCAACTTCTTAACATTCTGACTTCTTTTGAGCCGATACAGGTGAAGCACGTAGCTCGTGTCAACCACATGCATATTCTCAGGCTTATTGGTTATTGTCAAGATGCTACTCAACAGTTACTTGTATATGACTATCTTCCAAATGGAAATGTTGGGAATCATCTATACGGtactctctctctacacacttTCACTCTTTTTCGTTCTCTCTCCCCCCCTCTTTAACAACATAATTATGCAGATGCTGAAGGTTTGCCTATTGGAAGGTTGGGCATAAGGCAAAGGCTATTGATTGCTTTGGGAGCAGCCAAAGGTACATCACCTGCTTCAAGTTCTTTCAGCAAGTCTCTTTTGCATAAAATAATTGAACTTTcctctttcatttattttgcaCAAGGACTTGCACACCTTCGCAGTTTGGTGCCTCCTCTTCtgcacatgcattttagaaCAAGCAACGTTCTTCTGGACGAAAACTTTACTGCCAAGGTGTCTGATTATGGACTAACCAAATTGCTAGTGGGTCATCATGCTGGCTCATCTTCAGCCGTTGATTGCTTTGTTGACCCAGAGTATGTAATCTTTATCTTTAAAGTGCAAGTCTGTATGGTAGATGGTAGGATGCAGATGGCACCTCTTTGTGCCCGTAATGCTATTTGTCACTAACGATCAAGATTACTTGATGTGCAAGAATTGCGTGCGAGGAATATAAGAGTAAGTTTCCTCGTCCAGCTTATTCTCCAAAGATTCCTCTATCAATTCCTTGCAGGTCATTTTTGCACGTTAAGCGATCTAGATTGGCAAAAACAATCTAGCACTTAACAGTACCCTTTGGTCGCTCTATTTTATAATTCTATGCTTCTTTAAGTCAATTTAGCAGAAAGTAaccaaaattaaattttctcATGGATATGCCTGACAAGCATACTTCGTTATGGTGGCTAGTTGCCGTAGCATCACCACCAGAATAATGCGTACTTTGAATTACTAGAAGACAGAAAGTGACTTCTCGCAATGCTACTGGATGTTCTTTTCCCCTCCTAGCATCTGATGCAATTCAGCAGGTTCCACCCCCGTTGTAAATTATACCGCCCTAACAGAACTTATGTCGAGTTCTATAACCATTTGAGTGCCAAAATCAAGATTAGAAGTTGATTGTATTAATTTACGGTAATATGATTTAACCTTCTTCTAGTACTACATTGAGCAGCTAGTAGCAATCTGCTTCTGAGTGCTTCATCAAGTTGCGCCTCTAGTTCTTATAGTGGAAGTTGCTTCGAATTTTAAGTTGACTATTCGATTGAAGAAAAAACTTCAGATATCTTGGTCTTCCAATCATAACGAAGTATGCTAATCCACTCTTAACGAAGTATGCCTGACAATCAATTTAGCAAAAACTTCAGATATCATTCATTCTAGAACTATGGTTTTTGTGTTTAGATTGATTTATTGATAATGTCTATATCTAATCTactcttttttttccctatagGTTAGATTCATCAAAGAAGTTTTCAGAGAGAAGTGATGTTTACAGTTTCGGGGTCTTCTTACTGGAATTGGTCAGTGGACGTGAAGCGAATGCAAGAAACCAGTTGAACTCAGTGGATAATTTAATATTGCAGGTATATATCTGTATCTTGCCCAAATGATAACTTCCTATTCCTCCCGTCTTTACTCTTTAGAGCCATATCGTTTACATTTTAGGGATAGGCCATCAGGAACTTGGCTGTTCCTTTTCATACACTGAAGAAAGGCGCATTTAATGCAAAACACCTCACCTTCTACACTCTTGCACTCCACACGTCTTTATGTGGATGGACACCTCACTTCTCTAAGGCAAGCAAAATGATGGCTGAAGCTCTCCCTAATATAATGGATATTCTCAAGATCCTAGAGTAGCTTGCAGGTTTTTCTGATCCTTTTTGGATAAGATCAAGTGACGTAATTGAAGAGCTCGTAAAGAAAGAATTTAGAGTGTGTGAGAGATGCAGTAGAGCGAAAATCCTAGCACCTTCTGAGATCAAAAGGTtgtggagagggagagagagttgtCGGTTCTGAACAATGCATTCACTCTAGCATTTACAGGCTTTCATCTTTATACATGCACTTATGCGTAGTTATGAAACTTCACTGACTTTACGTACTTAAAAGTTCGTCATTCAAAGAAGTAGACTTTTCGTTCTTTCATAAGATCTGCTTGTGTGACACTACtgtaaacaaaaaaagaaagcaacAAGGCGAAGTGCAGCCTACATTGTTACCCTTTCAACCCTTTCATTCATTATCAAGTTCCGTTTGCTTTCGTAGGCAAAGGATTGCAAGgatttaggcagatttgttgacAAAACTTTAGGTGACAAGTCGTGGCAAACTGCAAAACAGATGATGGAGCTGGCATTGATGTGTGTAGATGGTAGCGAACGAAGGCCGCAGATGCAGATTGTTGTGGAGGTGCTAGAACGAATCCATCGAGGGAGAGAAAGTAGCCATTTTCATATAGAAGTTGATGAGGAGATAGGTGCTGTGACTCTTGGGAGTGAGCTTTTCAAATGAGTTCCCTGTATCAGTGTCATCTCTTCGTTCTTTTATAAATTCGATCGATTGTAATTaattacacaagaaaaatatataatatatacaaacattcttgagtaaataaatcaaatgaaaatagTAAAAGTTCAGATTGATTAGGTTGATAAAGTTCAAAGTTTTTGGACTgcgatttgatttttattttttttaccttactgatttaagttgttttacatagttaaataatttttattaatttaaaattagttaatgaatattttaatcTAAACTAATATTAATACAACCCTtttatcaaccaaaagagaGTAAGACTATtcagtcttctatcacaaaaataaaaaaaaataaaaaaataaaaaaaataaaaaattataggcAGTAATGCAATTtcacaaaatcaaattttgttgttttttgtttaaacaACACATACATGTGATTTTGGCATGTAtctaacttaaaaataaaaaataaaaaacaaaaacctttcTTGCCACTCTTCCTTATCTTCCTCTCTCATTtccatttttaaaacaaaaataaaaaatgttcacAGGCACAAAATTTGTAGGCATGTGCTAGTATTTACTTAATGGAAGACTAAAATAGATTCTAGGTATAAAAAGGACTAAAtgttgtggtctattttatttgacaaaGGGAATAGGGTCGGCGACAAGTGTagagaaattgagagagatgtgtttgtagaattgtaggggaatgtgtgttgttatccctcctacattgtgcctttatttatagtagtaaaaggagagaagatgttccttcatccccaaggaatacaagatgtaataggaaaggataactagaatcaaatcaaatctaggatttacacaatcacacttaaactaggaatgtttacaacactcccccttgagtgtggaaatactcaaggtagactCAACATCATGCAgaggttgaggaagtcgactcgtcggcACTGATTCTAAGGAACAACGCTTATTCTTAATagggtaggaacttgcataagtaagtaagtctcactaaaaaaccctaaggctatggcaaaaactcgaggagggacaaaatccatagtctaaggaaaaatgtgtgagaaatacaaagtcaaaagaaacgtcTACGAGAAGTCATCAAGGATATGCCcagcccaaggtgggtgcctcgttaaaacctagttaggtagcaaaaaccagtgggaaaaatgctcctaatcgtagggaaaaagagtacattaagatcaagcaagtatcttTAGGATACtcccccctgagtttgacacaattccaaagagaaatagcaatgttacaacgcagaaagtttacgcataccaattctatgaacaagcttctgaaacgtcgtCATCgacagtgatttggtgaagaggtcggccatattgtcttgtgaacggatttgcgtgacttcaatcttcgatgctcttgttgttgatgtgaaaagaagaactttggtgcaatatgcttggtgttgtctcctttgatgtaacctttCTTGAGCTATTCAATGCATGTTGCGTTGTTTTCAAAGATCGTCGTCAGGACATCAATGGCGGGATAAAGATCGCatgagcttcgaatatggcccacaaggcgagaatcgactCGAGAAGCAGAGAGTGCGGCATCACTCAAAGATCCATAGGGATAAAACAAGCCCAAAttcgtagtacccttaaggtaacggaAGATGTCTTTCACGCCAGTCCAATGTTTGGGTGtaggtgcattactgtatcttgccaaaaaattaacagcaaaggagatgtcgggtctagtgcattgagctaaatacaataaagtgCTCATCgcaacttcaggctccaaaatctcttcatcatcttccttcgaacggaagggatctcgtGTACTCAAAGGCTTTTCTTTATCTTCATTAAAGCAGTgtaacaccttttgggtgtagttcgattgatgtactaggattccatccgaacaatgctctatCTCAAGATCAAGACAGTATCGAGTcttacctagatctttcatctcaaattctgacttaAGTTGCGTGGAGTTTTCGCGAGCTCTTTAGGAGTTCCGATAAGattcatgtcatcaacatatattgcaacaattgcaaatctggaatgtgacttcttaatgaacacacaaaggcatagttcgttgttcacatatccttgACTGGTCAAATAGTCACTTAGACGGTTATACCATATTCTTCCATATTGTTTTAAACTGTAGAGTGAACACTTCAGCTGAATTGATATCGTGTtccggggtttggaaatatttgaaccagtcaatgtaagtccttcggGAACTTCCATATAAATTTCCGTATCAAGATCCCTGTAGAGATACGCGGTTGCTACATCCATCAACTACATATccaattttttgaaaactaccaaattgataaggtagcaaaaagtaatcacattcattcataacgggtgaataagtttcgtcatagtcaatcccgggGCGTTAtgagaagccttgtgcaacaagacgagtattgtaacgcacaatttcgttcttctcattacgtttCCAAACGAAAACCTACTTGTAGCCAacgagcttcacatgtggaggagtaggagtTACAAGACTAAACACTTTACGTTTCACAATTGAATCAAgtttgacttggattgcttgtttctagtttaaCCAATCAattctacgtcgacattcattaACAGAACGcggttcaatgtcatcactcaacatgatctcagtagctactgcatatgctaatgcatcgtcaacaatcatctcatttctacgccacacatcatctaagctagcataatagaccgaAATATCAAGATTCTCGGGAGGAGGATTTGTCTCTTCAAGGACgtttccataatctagaatttcctcataagttggatagaatgagtaagcgaTAGTCGAATTCAAGGTAGGCTCTTTGGGACCTTGTGCTATGGGTTTCCTCTTCCAGGAATGTGAATCATTTAAACCAAGGGGTCTGCCACACTTTTGTGTAGGGGCAAATGATTTGCTAGccgctaatgtacgtggatcaccCAGATTGGCGTCCTGGCACTACTACAAAATGGCCTTATGGTGTCGGTAGTTGATGTCGGTTTTATATAACATAGTGGCGGATAAGACATTTTTGACACCTTCTTAACATGGTGTCGCAATTACTGTCGGTTATAAGTGACAAACTGTTAATGTCGCTTATATGCGACatagattttaatatttttttaaatagtgGTGtcgcataaaaaaaaaattgtgtcgCTTGTAACCGACATAAAGTTAGCGTCGGTTAAAAGATGACTAGTGTTGCTTCTATCTAACACTAATGaaagtttttaaatattttcaaagtCTACGTTGGTTGTAGCCGACATGgataatttgaaatatttaggCGGGAATTTTCCCCCTTGTTTTGCAGGAGAAAATGGATTGAGAAGAGTTTGCAGTCACTGTTAGACTTAGTGTCGGTTTAAACCGACACCAAGTACATTTAATTCGATGCAAGTTTCAGCATCCCTAAAGTGTGTCACAAGATGGTGTCGGTTAGAACCAACACAAATTTCATCTAAACCAACACCATGTGAATTTCAATAAAGTGTGTCAGGAAGTGCCTTCATTTAATTCGAAGTGCATATCAGTAAAGTGTGCCAGAAGTTGGTTTTTAATTCAATCTTAATTTAATTCAATGCCAGTGGCTTTTAATTCAACGTCAGTGCAATCAATCTCAGTTTTAACCGACACCAACTCAGTATCCATATTTAAACCCATTTCTTCCCCATTTCATCCGTACTTTCATTTCTTCCCCAATTTTAGTCTTTCTCCTTCCCATTCTCATTCTCCTTCACCTTCTCTTTCTTACCCATTtcagtttttctccttctccttctagTAACTTTTGCTATGGATCAACATTTTGAAGATCAACATACTGAGGAACTCCATTTCGAAGATGAAGAGTTCGAAGgtggttcatttttaaattattatgattattaattttagtttcaGTTTTGTATTCTAACTAGTATTTtgcttaaattgaaaattgacttttgtttcttggtttttaattttttttttctttctgtattTATAAGGATCAGATTAATAGAGATGCGGATCCTCAATTTCCAAT contains the following coding sequences:
- the LOC137743816 gene encoding probable serine/threonine-protein kinase PBL28, which codes for MLGLLTMRLFWWQQLPLLILIHLLEPSRTSYKVYAEALLTFKSDGGSPQLLKGRIGRCPCLTQWKIVNCHKLKDPCVVSLFSGICSVPLRANAVSLPPFVPRLFITHSSIQLQKGHHKPRSRRIAAIVDGDNGTPTLTPVEKVRGNHSTKPKVAAIIGGVVATLLVIIVVMLIYMCLMRVKRLTRQTSETVSSAPSPPVQWERGDASPYAVAHSPYSAPNLRQLTILELEQATSNFSETNIISQGRFGLVYKGLLQDGTIVAIKRRLHAPTQYFFHEVKHVARVNHMHILRLIGYCQDATQQLLVYDYLPNGNVGNHLYDAEGLPIGRLGIRQRLLIALGAAKGLAHLRSLVPPLLHMHFRTSNVLLDENFTAKVSDYGLTKLLVGHHAGSSSAVDCFVDPELDSSKKFSERSDVYSFGVFLLELVSGREANARNQLNSVDNLILQAKDCKDLGRFVDKTLGDKSWQTAKQMMELALMCVDGSERRPQMQIVVEVLERIHRGRESSHFHIEVDEEIGAVTLGSELFK